A genomic stretch from Aedes albopictus strain Foshan chromosome 2, AalbF5, whole genome shotgun sequence includes:
- the LOC109622150 gene encoding protein-glucosylgalactosylhydroxylysine glucosidase-like encodes MEPIKMLSLLILVIFSSLGLAIDRNFLFNSDRFPDAADVPTLSNGNLGFTVFSDSVYLTGVYNGRGHLSHRARIPNYANIQLEACSNPESNPPYCSYQLDIRFGRFRTIYADPNGQFRLIHSVYPHRNLNHVIVNHVRVQRLNGQGTLSANIRRIPVPPSTDISFDSPQSVEIRNQMFMFQCGLTNEVEDAVFQITRTSVCIYYSEIPTTLVLTEDRTAVEFATYTVFSRNRPAAENELNWLTLSTPSNVERNQESSMNEMWNQYGITVDGSDELDRATKASAFQVFCNVPGLFTPNNVQSFGISPSGIGRNDFQGHIMWDFDMWMFPIVLLTDPLVARAMLTYRTRIVRRAVEGNAAAANNIGGWQYPWASAFTGREVTPTPGAAELQHHVTADIAFAIRQYIYATDHWSWMMTEGCEVAFNTARFWMRRAVYNAATDKYDIEAVTGPDTMNANVTNNVFTNVVAANNLFLGEYAACICEHFMSLHNEDLSEMIRIARGLRLLHEPLSDFTPQFEGYTVGQQINHADVVMLGYPLDLPLNESTKRNNLNIYGPVTAASSSAETWSMQTIGWLDLGEPNLAAENLRRSYQPYLRAPFHVWHQGPTGFPGAPNHVSGAASFLHTLINGYGGIRLRNGEMVLDRPRLPPGTTRMLIPQLNFQRFRFSLELRQDGTFTITQAAMPTMPQIRIIVDGVNYEPCRLNTACTFHGSNSAALKLIETDMWCELKPTELNTRLADQGSGVIVRMSPMLFAIVVIASVMNKFL; translated from the exons ATGGAACCGATAAAGATGTTATCTTTGCTTATACTAGTGATATTCAGTTCGCTAGGTCTTGCTATCGATAGAAACTTCTTGTTCAATTCTGATCG TTTCCCGGATGCTGCCGATGTTCCAACGCTATCCAACGGAAATCTCGGATTCACCGTATTCAGTGACAGCGTCTACCTGACTGGAGTTTACAATGGGCGTGGCCATCTGAGCCATCGTGCCCGTATTCCAAACTATGCCAATATTCAACTGGAAGCTTGTAGCAATCCGGAGAGCAATCCACCCTACTGTTCATACCAGCTGGATATCAGATTCGGCCGTTTCCGAACAATCTACGCCGATCCCAACGGACAATTTCGCCTAATCCACAGCGTGTATCCACATCGGAACCTCAATCATGTCATTGTAAATCACGTGCGAGTTCAACGACTAAATGGTCAAGGTACACTGAGCGCAAATATCCGACGAATTCCAGTACCACCATCCACCGACATTTCCTTCGATTCACCCCAATCAGTGGAAATTCGTAACCAAATGTTCATGTTTCAATGTGGCCTTACCAATGAGGTCGAGGACGCTGTCTTTCAAATCACGAGAACAAGTGTTTGTATATACTACAGTGAAATACCGACGACTCTCGTGTTGACGGAGGACCGCACAGCTGTAGAGTTCGCTACATATACAGTGTTTTCCCGCAACAGACCAGCGGCGGAAAATGAACTCAACTGGTTAACGTTGAGTACCCCATCGAACGTGGAGCGTAATCAGGAATCCAGCATGAATGAAATGTGGAATCAGTATGGGATCACTGTGGACGGAAGCGATGAACTAGATCGAGCCACCAAAGCCAGTGCATTCCAAGTGTTCTGCAATGTTCCGGGACTGTTTACTCCCAATAACGTGCAATCATTCGGAATATCACCTTCCGGTATAGGACGAAATGATTTTCAAGGGCACATCATGTGGGATTTCGACATGTGGATGTTTCCCATAGTTCTGTTAACAGATCCGCTAGTTGCACGAGCCATGTTGACGTACAGGACCAGAATTGTCCGACGTGCAGTTGAAGGCAACGCTGCTGCAGCGAATAACATCGGAGGGTGGCAATATCCCTGGGCTTCTGCCTTCACGGGTAGAGAGGTTACACCAACTCCTGGAGCAGCCGAACTACAACATCACGTCACAGCAGACATAGCCTTCGCCATCAGACAATACATCTATGCTACGGACCATTGGTCCTGGATGATGACGGAAGGATGCGAGGTGGCGTTCAATACGGCTCGTTTTTGGATGCGTCGCGCTGTTTATAACGCAGCCACGGACAAGTACGACATTGAAGCGGTTACAGGACCTGACACCATGAACGCCAACGTCACCAACAACGTATTCACCAACGTTGTTGCCGCTAATAATCTGTTTCTTGGTGAGTATGCTGCATGTATTTGTGAACACTTCATGAGTCTCCACAacgaagatttgagtgaaatgaTTCGCATAGCGCGGGGACTGCGCTTGCTGCACGAGCCACTTAGCGACTTCACACCGCAGTTCGAAGGATACACCGTAGGACAGCAAATCAACCATGCGGACGTCGTAATGTTGGGGTACCCTTTGGATCTCCCGTTGAACGA GTCGACGAAGCGTAACAATCTGAACATCTACGGTCCGGTAACCGCGGCCAGCAGTTCGGCAGAGACCTGGTCGATGCAGACAATCGGATGGCTGGACCTGGGCGAGCCGAATTTGGCTGCGGAAAATCTTCGTCGAAGTTATCAGCCCTACCTACGGGCACCCTTCCACGTGTGGCATCAAGGGCCTACCGGATTCCCCGGTGCGCCCAATCATGTATCCGGCGCAGCTAGCTTTTTGCACACCCTAATCAATGGCTACGGCGGGATCCGACTGCGCAATGGCGAGATGGTGCTGGACAGACCACGGCTTCCACCGGGCACTACGCGCATGCTAATTCCTCAACTCAACTTCCAAAGGTTCCGGTTTTCGCTAGAGCTCCGTCAGGATGGAACGTTTACGATCACGCAGGCAGCTATGCCCACGATGCCTCAGATACGGATTATTGTCGATGGCGTGAATTATGAACCCTGTCGTTTGAACACGGCCTGTACAT TCCATGGATCGAACTCTGCCGCCTTGAAACTGATTGAAACCGATATGTGGTGCGAGCTGAAACCGACTGAGTTGAACACCAGACTTGCCGATCAGGGCTCTGGAGTGATTGTTAGAATGAGTCCAATGCTTTTCGCCATCGTTGTGATTGCTTCCGTTATGAACAAATTCTTGTGA